One stretch of Pseudoalteromonas shioyasakiensis DNA includes these proteins:
- the surE gene encoding 5'/3'-nucleotidase SurE, translating to MKILLSNDDGVHAKGIAVLYHALTQIADVTLVAPDRNCSGASNSLTLMNPLRATTLDNGFISINGTPTDCVHLGVNELVEQQPDLVVAGINHGANLGDDTLYSGTVAAATEGRHLGLPAIAVSLCSKEGNHFETAAAVAVSIIKELASHPLPKDQIINLNVPDIPLTELKGVKVTRLGSRHKAETMTKQQDPWGRDIYWYGTLGAESDAGEGTDFYAINNGFASVTPLSVDMTAKESLQAVDSWLANMEINSAD from the coding sequence ATGAAAATCTTACTAAGCAATGATGATGGCGTGCATGCTAAAGGGATTGCGGTTTTGTATCATGCGTTAACGCAAATTGCTGATGTGACCTTAGTGGCTCCAGATCGCAATTGTAGTGGCGCAAGTAATTCATTAACGCTAATGAATCCATTGCGTGCAACCACGCTTGATAATGGCTTTATTTCGATTAATGGCACGCCGACTGACTGTGTGCATTTAGGGGTTAATGAATTAGTTGAACAGCAGCCAGATCTAGTTGTAGCCGGTATAAACCACGGTGCAAATTTAGGTGATGATACTTTGTATTCAGGTACTGTTGCAGCTGCTACCGAAGGACGCCATCTAGGACTACCTGCTATTGCTGTTTCGTTATGCTCTAAAGAAGGAAATCATTTTGAGACTGCTGCGGCCGTTGCTGTAAGCATTATTAAAGAGTTGGCCTCGCACCCATTACCGAAAGATCAAATCATCAACTTAAACGTGCCAGATATTCCGCTAACTGAGCTAAAAGGCGTAAAGGTAACCCGTTTAGGTTCGCGCCATAAAGCTGAAACCATGACTAAACAACAAGATCCATGGGGTCGTGATATTTATTGGTATGGGACTTTAGGTGCTGAAAGTGATGCTGGTGAAGGTACTGATTTTTACGCCATTAATAATGGTTTCGCATCAGTCACACCTCTCAGTGTTGATATGACGGCGAAAGAAAGCTTACAAGCCGTTGATAGCTGGTTAGCAAATATGGAGATTAATAGTGCTGACTAA